In one Bacillus thuringiensis genomic region, the following are encoded:
- a CDS encoding CsbD family protein, translating to MTKHDHGLKEKVEGAIDKVKGEVKEVVGKVTDNKKLQAEGKWDKVKGTAKDTVGNVKEKVHEYKEHKKEK from the coding sequence ATGACTAAACATGATCATGGTTTAAAAGAAAAAGTAGAAGGTGCCATTGATAAGGTAAAAGGTGAAGTAAAAGAAGTTGTCGGGAAAGTAACTGACAATAAGAAATTACAAGCTGAAGGAAAATGGGATAAGGTGAAAGGCACTGCTAAAGATACAGTTGGTAATGTGAAAGAAAAAGTACATGAATATAAGGAACATAAGAAAGAAAAATAA
- a CDS encoding DUF2164 domain-containing protein: MMNIKIPNDKKEELVAQIQQFFMEEDLDEIGRFQAERLIEEMIKLVGPFAYNQAIGDARKLVSEKLTNIEEDLYVLEKNEGK, from the coding sequence ATGATGAATATAAAAATACCAAATGATAAAAAAGAAGAGCTTGTAGCGCAAATTCAGCAATTTTTCATGGAAGAAGATCTAGATGAAATTGGACGTTTCCAAGCAGAGCGTTTAATAGAAGAAATGATTAAATTAGTTGGACCATTTGCATACAATCAAGCAATTGGAGATGCAAGAAAGCTTGTAAGTGAGAAATTAACGAATATCGAAGAAGATTTATACGTGTTAGAGAAGAATGAAGGAAAATAA
- a CDS encoding VOC family protein, producing the protein MKNYIQGINHVQVAAPVGCEEEARDFYGNMIGMEEIPKPEELKKRGGCWFKCGNQEIHIGVERNFTPAKKAHPAFYVNEINEFKQTLIEQGVKVIDDYARPDVIRFYVSDPFGNRIEFMQNKD; encoded by the coding sequence ATGAAAAATTATATTCAAGGGATTAATCACGTGCAAGTAGCTGCACCTGTAGGGTGTGAAGAAGAGGCGCGTGATTTTTATGGGAATATGATTGGTATGGAAGAAATTCCAAAGCCAGAAGAGTTGAAAAAACGAGGCGGATGTTGGTTTAAATGCGGAAATCAAGAAATTCATATTGGTGTCGAGCGGAACTTTACACCAGCTAAAAAGGCTCATCCAGCTTTTTATGTGAATGAAATTAATGAATTTAAGCAAACACTTATAGAGCAAGGTGTTAAAGTGATTGATGATTATGCACGGCCAGATGTAATTCGATTTTACGTGTCAGATCCATTTGGAAACCGAATTGAATTTATGCAAAATAAAGACTAG
- a CDS encoding helix-turn-helix domain-containing protein, protein MGFGEKLFKLRKEKGLSQEALAEKLNTTRQAVSKWENGQGFPETEKLIMIGNVFEVSLDYLLKETAEQSNENVDGYYVSQEMAEGYVVYGQKISKYIALGFSLLILSTIPYLLFKENATMSTFLVIIVAVLGIGAMMVPVTIEESRYNVLKKEELLFDQNFLKELTKRYATLKKRYAAVMIVGFCFIAAGAIPFLFEKKHITSGELVQYYPYCVVLIAIGVYLFVRVLGVLEVYRILVENKEYSNRFIFKLKKKVREKVDNF, encoded by the coding sequence ATGGGATTTGGTGAGAAGCTTTTTAAATTAAGAAAAGAAAAGGGGCTTTCTCAAGAAGCATTAGCTGAGAAATTAAACACAACAAGGCAAGCGGTTAGTAAATGGGAAAACGGTCAAGGTTTTCCTGAAACTGAAAAGTTAATAATGATTGGAAATGTATTTGAAGTATCACTCGATTATTTATTAAAAGAAACTGCTGAGCAAAGTAATGAAAATGTAGATGGATATTACGTAAGTCAGGAAATGGCAGAAGGGTATGTAGTGTATGGACAAAAAATTTCTAAATATATAGCGCTAGGATTTAGTTTACTCATTTTATCTACAATACCGTATTTATTATTTAAAGAAAATGCAACAATGTCGACATTCCTTGTCATTATTGTTGCTGTCCTTGGAATTGGAGCGATGATGGTACCTGTAACGATAGAAGAGAGTCGATACAATGTATTGAAAAAGGAAGAACTACTATTTGATCAAAACTTTCTAAAAGAATTGACAAAGAGATATGCGACTCTTAAGAAGAGGTATGCAGCAGTGATGATCGTTGGATTTTGTTTTATAGCCGCAGGCGCAATACCGTTTTTGTTTGAGAAAAAACATATCACTTCAGGAGAATTAGTGCAGTATTACCCTTACTGTGTTGTACTTATTGCTATTGGAGTTTATCTTTTTGTTCGTGTGTTAGGAGTATTAGAGGTGTATCGAATTTTAGTAGAAAATAAAGAATATAGTAATCGTTTTATTTTTAAACTGAAAAAGAAAGTGAGAGAAAAAGTAGATAATTTTTAA
- a CDS encoding BA3702 family sensor histidine kinase, whose protein sequence is MSRKKYSPTQKKRHPNISRRLRNHIQDRSLTEMYASLFEHNPDSIISLNLEGVILHINPSAERILGYTSLELEQKNITSILEAHISEQVLQNIKNTEADNQQEYILSIYHKNGFLLDVVTKLVPIFVQNRLTGVYAIMKPLEKSERIENMLKESEKRLRTLVNSMPAFVIFKDHEGRWLEANDYALSCFNFHHVPYHGKKDSELIQYNEAYREAFLHCEEIDELAWQQRQILHGEEFIIHRDDFDLILSISKVPLYHPDGSRKGLIVMGRDVTELKETEKLLRKSEKLAVVGQLTAGIAHEIRNPLTSLKGFLTLLLPEINEEQKWYIDVMLSEISQMESITSQFMAMSKPQVLSIQTCNIQTLIEEVVTFILPTAIMHSVHIIMDHFDYVYDIQCDGNQLKQVFINILKNAIEAMPNGGNIFIQTKPLEDNFILIRIIDEGCGIPEDRISRLGEPFYSLKEKGTGLGLMMCYKIIEEHHGKLHISSELNKGTIVDIKLPLSSSHLAIQS, encoded by the coding sequence ATGAGTCGTAAAAAATATTCACCAACTCAAAAAAAACGTCATCCGAACATTTCTAGACGTTTGCGAAACCATATACAAGATCGTTCATTAACAGAAATGTACGCATCTCTGTTCGAACACAATCCTGATAGTATTATTTCATTAAATTTAGAAGGAGTTATTCTACATATAAATCCTTCTGCCGAAAGAATATTAGGTTACACTTCTTTAGAATTAGAACAGAAAAATATTACCTCTATTTTAGAAGCCCATATTTCTGAGCAAGTATTACAAAATATAAAGAATACTGAAGCGGATAATCAACAAGAGTATATCTTATCTATTTATCATAAAAATGGATTCTTATTAGATGTTGTGACAAAACTAGTTCCTATTTTTGTTCAAAATCGTCTTACTGGCGTATATGCTATTATGAAGCCGCTTGAAAAATCAGAAAGAATTGAGAATATGCTAAAAGAAAGTGAGAAGAGATTACGTACATTAGTAAACTCCATGCCTGCCTTTGTTATATTTAAAGATCATGAAGGGCGCTGGCTTGAGGCAAATGACTACGCACTTTCTTGCTTCAATTTCCATCATGTACCTTACCATGGGAAAAAAGATAGCGAACTCATTCAATATAATGAAGCATACCGAGAAGCTTTTTTACATTGTGAAGAAATTGATGAACTAGCATGGCAACAAAGACAAATTCTTCATGGCGAGGAATTTATTATACATAGAGATGATTTCGATCTAATCTTAAGTATATCAAAAGTCCCGCTTTATCATCCTGACGGTTCTCGCAAAGGTCTTATCGTGATGGGGAGAGATGTTACTGAGCTAAAAGAAACTGAAAAGTTATTACGAAAATCTGAGAAGCTCGCAGTAGTCGGACAACTGACAGCTGGAATTGCCCATGAAATTCGAAATCCACTCACTTCTCTAAAAGGTTTTCTAACGTTGCTCCTCCCTGAAATAAATGAGGAGCAAAAATGGTATATCGATGTTATGTTAAGTGAGATTTCACAAATGGAATCCATCACGAGTCAATTTATGGCGATGTCTAAGCCACAAGTATTATCTATCCAAACTTGTAACATACAAACTTTAATTGAAGAGGTAGTTACATTTATTTTACCGACTGCAATTATGCATAGCGTTCATATCATCATGGATCATTTTGATTACGTATATGATATTCAATGTGACGGTAACCAATTAAAACAAGTTTTTATAAACATATTAAAAAATGCGATAGAAGCGATGCCAAATGGCGGAAATATTTTCATCCAAACAAAACCATTAGAGGATAATTTCATCTTAATACGAATTATCGATGAAGGTTGTGGCATTCCAGAAGATCGTATCTCCCGTCTAGGCGAACCTTTTTATAGTTTAAAAGAAAAAGGCACAGGACTAGGATTAATGATGTGTTACAAAATAATTGAAGAACATCATGGTAAATTACACATTTCAAGCGAATTAAATAAAGGTACAATTGTTGATATTAAGCTACCACTTTCTTCATCTCATCTTGCAATCCAGTCTTAA
- a CDS encoding ABC-2 transporter permease produces MKGLLLTNYYLVYRTFFLFMGIAILGSGFVFYFGNASMYRLIATFTILFAAIPALEVIKYESKSGYEKYVLTLPVTRNNIVQSHYLFYFLVVIIGTLLSCGIFYVHSFVSDTPIDNDIFKSVSLGTFIILNAGAIAYPLLYVLGAEKSDAITIGGACGGLVTYFGLQSVIGYLIEQFPISNLNLSVYVSILYTIFGVIIYIFSFVISVFIYRKKEF; encoded by the coding sequence ATGAAAGGTTTATTATTGACAAACTATTATCTAGTGTATCGAACTTTCTTTCTGTTCATGGGAATAGCGATATTAGGATCGGGATTTGTTTTTTATTTTGGTAATGCTTCAATGTACCGTTTAATTGCTACATTCACTATCTTATTTGCTGCGATTCCTGCACTTGAAGTTATTAAGTATGAGAGTAAGTCGGGTTATGAAAAATATGTACTTACTTTACCGGTTACTAGAAATAACATTGTACAAAGTCATTACCTTTTCTATTTTTTAGTTGTAATTATTGGTACTTTATTATCGTGTGGCATATTTTATGTACATAGTTTCGTTTCAGATACACCAATTGATAATGATATATTTAAGAGTGTTTCTTTAGGAACGTTCATCATTCTTAATGCCGGAGCGATAGCCTATCCACTCCTCTATGTTTTGGGAGCAGAAAAATCTGATGCTATTACAATTGGGGGCGCATGTGGGGGACTTGTTACTTATTTTGGATTACAAAGTGTAATTGGCTATCTAATAGAACAATTTCCAATATCAAATTTAAATTTATCTGTATACGTTTCAATTCTATATACAATATTTGGCGTTATCATATATATCTTTTCTTTTGTTATTTCGGTATTTATATATCGTAAGAAGGAATTTTAG
- a CDS encoding GNAT family N-acetyltransferase: MIIEKWSYPTLYTKRLMLRKMNMSDSLHIYEYATDKEMTTFTVWDAHRSLCDTYNYIEEIVGQYNGGQVAPLGIVLKEEKKLIGTCGFIKYDLVTHTAEIAYALSRKYWGRGLATEAVLAFFYYGFHELHLNSIEAGCDSENEASEKLMKRLNMEYKYTIQKDMFIKGKNRDTKRYFISRERYMNQ; the protein is encoded by the coding sequence ATGATTATTGAGAAGTGGTCATATCCAACTTTGTATACGAAACGACTTATGTTAAGGAAAATGAATATGAGTGATAGTTTACATATATATGAGTATGCTACAGATAAAGAGATGACAACTTTTACTGTATGGGATGCTCATCGATCGTTATGTGACACATATAACTATATAGAAGAAATTGTGGGTCAGTACAATGGAGGGCAAGTAGCACCTCTTGGAATTGTATTAAAAGAGGAAAAAAAACTTATAGGCACGTGTGGATTTATAAAATATGATTTGGTCACACATACAGCAGAAATTGCATACGCCTTATCTCGAAAATATTGGGGAAGAGGATTAGCTACGGAGGCTGTGTTAGCTTTTTTCTACTATGGTTTTCATGAATTGCATCTTAATAGTATTGAAGCGGGATGTGATTCAGAAAATGAAGCATCTGAAAAATTAATGAAACGTTTGAATATGGAGTACAAATATACAATTCAGAAGGATATGTTTATTAAAGGTAAGAATCGTGATACAAAAAGGTATTTTATATCTAGAGAAAGATATATGAATCAATGA
- a CDS encoding PP2C family serine/threonine-protein phosphatase, which translates to MKGDTVVKIKTYQQKSPLKQECEDSYFCNKEKKIYGVCDGATPLVPFRDEKGHNGAYIASHLFASYFTALRENHSLQFAVAKANEALQSKMLEYEVDMGKKEHLWCTCIAAVQIVGEKIEYAQLGDCMIVATFQNGTMQVLTKDTVEGISKRAKKKREEDRKKGLSVPEEHVFQDVRQQLKYNRYLANMPNGYSVANGMKEAIHYLQHGELHIDEVSGIFICSDGLFHPDWSLEQTVAYIRKNSINEYIAIIEELEAEKRIRPDDKTIIMIDF; encoded by the coding sequence TTGAAAGGGGATACAGTTGTGAAGATAAAAACATATCAACAGAAAAGCCCGTTGAAGCAAGAATGTGAGGATTCTTATTTTTGTAATAAAGAAAAAAAGATTTATGGTGTATGTGACGGTGCAACACCACTTGTCCCGTTTCGTGATGAAAAGGGACATAATGGAGCATACATCGCTTCGCATTTATTTGCAAGTTATTTTACTGCATTACGAGAGAATCATAGTTTACAATTTGCAGTTGCCAAAGCAAATGAAGCATTGCAAAGCAAAATGTTAGAATATGAAGTAGACATGGGAAAAAAAGAGCATTTGTGGTGCACATGTATCGCGGCAGTTCAAATAGTTGGTGAGAAAATTGAATATGCGCAGCTTGGGGACTGTATGATTGTCGCAACTTTTCAAAATGGAACGATGCAAGTATTAACGAAAGACACAGTTGAAGGAATTAGTAAACGAGCAAAAAAGAAGAGGGAAGAAGATCGTAAAAAAGGGTTATCTGTACCAGAAGAACATGTTTTTCAAGATGTGCGACAACAGTTAAAATACAATCGTTATCTTGCAAATATGCCAAATGGTTATTCAGTTGCAAATGGAATGAAAGAAGCGATACATTATTTACAACATGGTGAATTACATATAGATGAAGTGAGTGGAATTTTTATTTGTTCAGACGGGTTATTCCACCCAGATTGGTCATTAGAACAAACTGTTGCATATATAAGAAAGAATAGTATAAACGAATATATAGCAATCATTGAAGAGCTAGAAGCGGAAAAGAGAATAAGGCCAGATGATAAAACGATTATTATGATTGATTTTTAA
- a CDS encoding YitT family protein has protein sequence MVRFLGVIIGSIIIAVAFNLFLIPHKILSSGIGGIAIILGIVTPVNTGIINFVLNLPILILGYIGLGKKVIFNTVVSVVVLSVALYYVPVKVVATDPLLSSIFGGVIAGAGIGLVFNCNGSTGGFDIIGMLLSRKRDIKLGGFLIILNAVVVIIAGFFFTWDVALTSLLSIYVTGKVIDAVHTKHRKVTLMIVTNEAEKMKKQLLSTVVRGITLLDGEGAYSSEKKRVLMTVVSREELASMKLTISEIDPNAFVNITETVEVLGLFRRS, from the coding sequence ATGGTCAGATTCCTTGGTGTTATTATCGGTTCTATTATTATTGCGGTTGCCTTTAATCTTTTCCTTATCCCCCACAAAATTTTAAGTAGTGGAATTGGCGGAATTGCTATTATTTTAGGGATTGTAACCCCTGTAAACACAGGCATTATTAACTTTGTATTAAACTTACCTATCCTTATTTTAGGGTACATAGGTCTTGGAAAAAAAGTAATTTTTAACACAGTTGTCTCTGTAGTTGTATTATCTGTTGCATTATACTACGTTCCAGTAAAAGTCGTAGCAACAGATCCATTGTTATCTTCTATCTTCGGAGGTGTCATCGCCGGAGCTGGTATTGGTCTTGTTTTTAACTGTAATGGATCCACTGGTGGATTTGATATTATCGGTATGCTTTTATCCCGCAAGCGAGACATTAAACTTGGCGGATTCCTTATTATTTTAAATGCAGTCGTTGTAATAATCGCAGGATTCTTCTTCACCTGGGATGTTGCACTTACAAGCTTACTTTCAATTTATGTAACCGGTAAAGTAATTGATGCTGTTCATACAAAACATCGTAAAGTTACACTTATGATTGTAACAAATGAAGCAGAAAAAATGAAAAAACAACTTCTTTCAACTGTTGTACGTGGAATAACGTTACTTGATGGCGAAGGTGCTTATTCAAGCGAGAAAAAGCGTGTACTTATGACCGTCGTTTCTCGTGAAGAATTAGCAAGTATGAAACTAACAATTTCTGAAATCGACCCGAATGCATTCGTTAATATTACAGAAACTGTAGAAGTGTTAGGACTTTTCAGAAGAAGTTAA
- a CDS encoding alpha/beta hydrolase, giving the protein MMKHVFQKGKDTSKPVLLLLHGTGGNELDLLPLAEIVDPEASVLSVRGNVLENGMPRFFRRLAEGIFDEEDLIFRTKELNEFLDEAAKEYKFDRNNIVAIGYSNGANIAASLLFHYENALKGAVLHHPMVPRRGMQLANLAGKSVFIAAGTNDPICSSAESEELKVLLENANANVTMHWENRGHQLTMGEVEKAKEWYDKAF; this is encoded by the coding sequence ATGATGAAACATGTTTTTCAAAAAGGAAAAGATACGTCAAAACCAGTGTTGTTATTACTTCATGGCACAGGTGGTAATGAATTAGATTTACTACCACTTGCAGAAATAGTTGATCCGGAAGCGTCGGTATTAAGCGTTAGGGGAAATGTGTTAGAGAATGGGATGCCGCGTTTCTTCCGCCGATTAGCAGAAGGCATTTTTGATGAAGAGGATTTAATTTTCCGTACGAAGGAATTAAATGAATTTTTAGATGAAGCGGCTAAAGAATATAAATTCGATAGAAATAACATTGTAGCTATCGGTTATTCGAATGGGGCAAATATCGCAGCAAGCTTATTATTCCATTACGAAAATGCATTGAAAGGTGCTGTGCTTCATCACCCAATGGTACCAAGAAGAGGAATGCAATTAGCAAATTTAGCAGGGAAATCTGTATTTATTGCTGCTGGGACAAATGACCCAATTTGTTCATCAGCAGAGTCAGAGGAATTGAAGGTACTATTAGAAAATGCAAACGCGAATGTAACAATGCATTGGGAAAATCGAGGGCATCAATTAACGATGGGTGAAGTAGAAAAAGCAAAAGAGTGGTATGACAAAGCATTTTAA
- a CDS encoding GNAT family N-acetyltransferase — translation MTTVMTLDMATEIENAEIDMLSSKLERLQTMSGNPMQVQMKKFGSATAFSSKIIAGPAFNTVKGITNADAIDAIISYYESLQIPCRFEITPAQGTTELFQYLSQKGFYQSSFHTALYSIPREGSSLLPSNITIRKLKENEFDIFADIYVRGFNMPSFTKDGVRQNNEILYNKPGWYFFIAEVQNTPASIGVLYINNGVASLASSATLPEFQRKGCHTALIQKRIEIAIEANCKLIVGQARFGSGSQNNMERAHMKIAYTKSIWTAKEI, via the coding sequence ATGACTACTGTTATGACACTCGATATGGCAACAGAAATTGAAAATGCAGAAATTGATATGCTCTCTTCTAAATTAGAGAGACTACAAACAATGAGCGGAAACCCAATGCAAGTGCAAATGAAAAAATTCGGTAGTGCCACTGCCTTTTCATCAAAAATAATTGCTGGTCCTGCTTTTAATACGGTAAAAGGTATTACAAATGCAGATGCGATTGATGCAATCATTTCTTATTATGAATCACTACAAATCCCTTGTCGTTTTGAAATTACCCCAGCACAAGGTACAACTGAATTATTTCAATACTTATCTCAAAAAGGATTTTATCAATCTAGCTTCCATACTGCTTTGTATAGTATACCGAGAGAGGGTTCATCACTTCTTCCTTCTAATATTACAATACGAAAACTAAAAGAAAATGAGTTTGATATTTTTGCAGACATTTATGTACGTGGATTTAATATGCCATCCTTTACAAAAGATGGCGTCCGCCAAAATAACGAAATTCTCTACAATAAACCTGGCTGGTATTTTTTCATAGCCGAAGTTCAAAACACTCCTGCGAGTATAGGAGTTCTCTATATAAATAACGGTGTTGCTTCATTAGCTTCTTCTGCTACTTTGCCAGAATTTCAACGTAAAGGCTGTCATACCGCATTAATTCAAAAACGAATTGAAATAGCTATTGAAGCCAATTGTAAGTTAATAGTTGGACAAGCAAGGTTCGGTAGCGGCAGTCAAAATAATATGGAACGTGCCCATATGAAAATTGCTTATACGAAATCTATATGGACTGCAAAAGAAATATAA
- a CDS encoding ring-cleaving dioxygenase has protein sequence MEKKTMGIHHITAIVGHPQENVDFYAGVLGLRLVKQTVNFDDPGTYHLYFGNEGGKPGTIITFFPWTGARQGIIGDGQVGITSYVVPKGAMEFWENRLEKFDVSYTKMNRFGERYLEFDDPHGLHIELVEREEGELNNWSFGEVTPEVAIKGFGGAVLLSTQPQKTAELLEHIMGLEKIGEEGEFVRFRSSADIGNIIDLKLSTIGRGQMGVGTVHHIAWRASDDADQLDWKEHVSRFGYHVTPVQDRNYFNAIYFREHGEILFEIATDPPGFAHDESLETMGEELKLPEQYEQHRKQIEQTLLPFEVRNLD, from the coding sequence ATGGAAAAGAAAACAATGGGAATCCATCATATTACAGCGATTGTAGGGCATCCACAAGAAAATGTAGACTTTTATGCTGGTGTATTGGGGTTACGTTTAGTGAAACAAACAGTGAATTTTGATGATCCAGGTACGTACCATCTTTATTTTGGAAATGAAGGAGGAAAGCCTGGAACAATTATTACGTTTTTCCCATGGACAGGTGCTCGTCAAGGTATTATTGGAGATGGTCAAGTAGGAATTACGTCTTACGTTGTACCAAAAGGTGCAATGGAGTTTTGGGAAAATAGATTAGAAAAATTCGATGTTTCGTATACAAAAATGAATCGTTTTGGAGAGCGGTATTTAGAATTTGATGATCCGCATGGTTTGCATATAGAATTAGTTGAAAGAGAAGAAGGCGAATTAAATAATTGGAGTTTTGGAGAAGTTACACCAGAAGTAGCAATTAAAGGGTTTGGAGGTGCTGTTCTTTTATCTACACAGCCTCAAAAAACAGCTGAATTATTAGAACATATTATGGGTCTTGAGAAAATTGGAGAAGAGGGTGAATTTGTTCGATTCCGTTCTTCTGCTGACATTGGAAATATTATTGATTTGAAATTATCAACAATCGGTCGTGGCCAAATGGGCGTTGGCACAGTTCATCATATTGCCTGGAGAGCGAGTGACGATGCTGATCAGCTAGACTGGAAAGAGCATGTGTCGCGTTTTGGATATCACGTAACTCCTGTACAAGATCGAAATTATTTTAACGCGATTTATTTTAGAGAACATGGTGAAATCTTATTTGAAATTGCAACAGATCCTCCTGGTTTCGCTCATGATGAATCGTTAGAGACGATGGGTGAGGAATTAAAGTTACCGGAACAATATGAACAACATAGAAAACAGATTGAACAAACGCTTTTACCATTTGAAGTGAGAAATTTAGATTAA
- a CDS encoding peptidoglycan recognition protein family protein — protein sequence MEIKCVNLTFQDELVPLEKVNQLIIHHTAEDGWDVYKTHEFHQKVRGWSGIGYNYFIEEDGTVVEGRGLHIGAHAKDHNRYTIGICMTGNFDKYDPTPAQVNALYSLCKMFMKQFAIKEKNILGHRELEGVTKSCPGNRFSMVELRKILS from the coding sequence ATGGAAATTAAATGTGTCAATCTAACATTTCAAGATGAATTAGTTCCTTTAGAAAAAGTAAATCAACTGATTATTCACCATACAGCTGAAGATGGATGGGACGTGTATAAAACGCATGAATTTCATCAAAAAGTACGGGGGTGGAGCGGGATTGGTTACAATTATTTTATTGAAGAAGATGGAACTGTAGTGGAAGGACGAGGTTTACATATTGGAGCGCATGCGAAAGACCATAACCGTTATACAATTGGAATATGTATGACGGGAAATTTCGATAAATACGATCCAACTCCTGCACAAGTGAATGCATTATATTCTTTATGCAAAATGTTTATGAAGCAATTTGCTATAAAGGAAAAAAATATACTAGGTCATAGGGAGTTAGAAGGAGTTACAAAAAGCTGTCCTGGTAATCGTTTTTCTATGGTAGAGTTAAGGAAGATATTATCTTAA
- a CDS encoding ABC transporter ATP-binding protein: MSNLLEIENLSKSFGNKVVLRDVSFNVPSGSIVGFIGDNGAGKSTTFKTVLELISKDSGTVKIFGKENINKDAKLKEKIGVVFDAMNLPAHLTIKQLNKVFEKMFESWDQDNFYRLVNTFSLPTNEKVGKFSRGMSMKLTIAVALSHNAKLLILDEATGGLDPSSREEVLEELKSFVGKSNGGILLSSHIMSDVEKIASHLVIIKDGEILLNEEKDKVLDSYAIVDVDEEQLTLINKDIVVARRGHGSYFNVLVSDVHKLPSGIAHRTISIEEMSILLTRSEK; the protein is encoded by the coding sequence ATGTCAAATCTTCTAGAAATTGAAAATTTAAGCAAATCATTTGGAAACAAAGTTGTTTTAAGAGATGTTTCCTTCAATGTGCCGTCTGGATCAATTGTTGGATTCATTGGTGACAATGGAGCAGGGAAATCAACAACCTTTAAAACGGTACTAGAACTAATTTCTAAAGATAGTGGTACAGTAAAAATATTTGGTAAAGAAAATATAAATAAAGATGCCAAGCTTAAGGAAAAGATAGGAGTCGTATTTGATGCTATGAATCTACCGGCTCATCTTACAATAAAGCAACTAAACAAAGTTTTTGAAAAGATGTTTGAATCTTGGGATCAAGATAATTTTTATCGATTAGTTAATACTTTTTCTTTACCTACTAATGAGAAAGTAGGTAAATTCTCGCGTGGAATGTCAATGAAACTAACTATAGCTGTTGCGTTGTCACATAATGCAAAATTATTAATCCTAGATGAAGCGACGGGAGGTCTGGATCCTTCATCTAGGGAGGAGGTGTTAGAGGAATTAAAAAGTTTTGTAGGTAAAAGTAATGGTGGTATATTACTTTCTTCTCATATTATGAGTGATGTAGAAAAAATAGCTAGCCATCTTGTCATTATAAAAGATGGAGAAATTTTATTGAACGAAGAAAAAGATAAGGTTTTAGACAGTTACGCCATTGTAGATGTTGATGAGGAACAACTAACTTTAATTAACAAAGATATAGTTGTGGCTAGAAGGGGACATGGTTCATATTTCAATGTACTCGTATCAGATGTACATAAATTACCAAGTGGTATTGCTCATAGAACCATCTCGATAGAAGAAATGAGTATCTTATTAACAAGGAGTGAAAAATAA